The genomic window AGGATCGCGAGATCTTTGACCAACTGGTAATCCTAAACCAAAAGATATGCCAAACTCTTTAATCGATTCATTTTTCACTACCAAACCTGTATTTGCAAAGTTTATTCCAGCCCTGTAAACTACACGCTTAAAATACCCTGTAAAAGCATCATAATCAGGAATAAAAAACCCTCCCAGAGATATTTGCGAAGCATTCTCAAAGGAAGAAACATCGTTAGTGTAAAAAGGATTAGAAAAATTACTTGTATTCTGAAAAGTATACTCAGCACCAACAAACCAAGACTGTGATTTACCCAAACCAGCACCAAAAGACCAACGTGATGGCAATGTTAAATCTGTCTTTCTTAGGTTTTCACTATCTAAATCTACCTCAACTGTATTCAACACAGTTTCTGTACCAATTGACGTTACGTCTACTGTGGAGATCGCACGAGTATTGTCTGAAGTTAATTTACTTTCTGGAGCAAAGGTTGCTGTAGCAGAAAGTTCTAAACTTTTGGATATTTTGGTTTTGTACGCCAATCCAAAGTTAAAATTTAAACCACTCAAATCAGACCTACTATCTTCTCTGGTTTGCAGCTCTACCAAATCTCCATCTGGTGTGTAAGCAAATTCAATAGCGGAATTCTGAATATTACCAAAATTATAGTTAAAATCTACACCAGCACTTAATTTATTGGAAATTTGATACCCAAAACCTGCAAAGACTCTATTGACACCACCTTCTCCTCTAAAACGATTGATAATGTCATCATTATTATTAATATCATCTAGCTTGTAACCAACAGAAGTATATGGCATAAGCCCAAAACCAAAACCAAATTTTCCGATTGGAACCGATAAGGCTATATAATCAAAAGTAGAACTATTACCATCAGCTTCACCAGAATTACCTTTTAAAGTCACATTTGATGTAGTACCTGCCACTGCAAATTTTACTGGTCTACTTTCCCCATCATAAGGGTAAGCGTCTACATTTTTTCCTACATAGGAAGCAGGATTTCTTAAATTAAGATGTATACTATCTAAATAAACACCAATACCTCCCATACTACGATTCTCTACGGTACCCTTAAATTTAAGGCTACCTATACCGTAAAATGAATATGGCGATGCTGTACCTTGCTGTGCAAAAACACTAGAACTTATAATTGCAATACAAATTACAATGAGTCTCTTTATCATTATTTTGAATTAAAATCTAGAATGTAATTCAAACCCTCTAGTAGAAAATTTGAATTCGCAAATATGCTATTTTTTAATTGGTTTGACAAAAAATTGGCGTCACCACCTGTTAAAATAACTGTTAAATCTTGATGTTCAGCTTTATATTGATCAATAACACCATCAATTTCTTTAACAACTCCTATAATAACACCTGAGTGTATAGAGGTTTCGGTTGAACTGCCAATTATATTTTTTGGTTGGTTCTTTTCTAATAACGGAAGGTTGGCTGTTAAATTATGAAGCGCATGATATCTCAATCTAACACCAGGTGAAATCGCACCACCTAAATACTCATTTTTATCATTTACAAAATCATAAGTAATACAAGTACCTGCATCTATAATCAGCACATTGCTGTCTGGAAATTGATTCACCGAAGCACACACCAATGCAATACGATCCACGCCAAGCGTTTTTGGTGTTTCGTAAAGGTTTTTAAAAGGCAGCTTTACATCATGGTTAAGCTCTAGGACTTTTAAATCGTCCTCAACGGTTTCAATCTGTTTTTTAGACAGCCTACCTACGGAAGAAATTATACTAGTTTTTAATTTCGGAAACTCTTTTTTAAGTTTTTTAAATTGCTTTTCAAATTCTGAAAGTTCAAAACTTACCTTATGAATTAGCTTATCATTCTGAAAAACAGCAAATTTCACAAAAGTATTCCCAACATCTACAATAAGATTCATACGTTTTTTATATGAAGCAAATTTATAAAATCAAATTTTACAATTTTCTTTTTGGTAATACTAAAAATGAATTTATATTTGCATCCGCTTAATTAAGCAACTGGTGCCTTAGCTCAGTTGGTAGAGCAAAGGACTGAAAATCCTTGTGTCCCTGGTTCGATTCCTGGAGGCACCACCACTAAAAGCCCGATTCAAATGAATCGGGCTTTTTGGTTTTAAAGAAACTTCAACAGATGTAACCTAGCTCACAAAGCCAAAAGCTCATTTTCCTCAAAAAAAGGGGATTTTTAGAATGCACACCTTTTTAACTCATTAAAACTAAAATATTACCAGCTAATTTTAGCTTTTAAAAAAAGTAGAAATTAGATTCAATTACGCTACAAAAAAACACCACAATAATCCTTTAAATACATACTTAAAATCACCAGTTTAGCTCTTTTTTCTACAAAATCCCAATTAATTAAAAAAAACCTAAAAACTAATTTTAAAAATTATAAAAGTCTGATTTACATGCATTTAATCCTGTTTTTTTGTTTTTAAAATTCCGTAAAAGCTAAAGAACTTTCCTTTATAGTATGGTATAAGAGTTTTAGTTTTAATCTCATCGTTCTGCAATTTTTGCCTGAACTGTCTTAACTAATAAAACTTTAACCAAGATGAAAAAAATTACACTCTTATTTATGATGTTGTTAAGCATAACAGCATTTTCCCAAATCGAAGTTATTGAAAATTTTGATGACGTTGCTAACAACCAAGTACCAACAGGTTGGACTGAGACAAATTTTGGAGCTTCATCAAATTACACATGTGATGGTTCTGCAAAAGCTATGGCATCTCCATTTACTAGTGCTGGTCAAGAAACTCTTACAACACCCTACTACACAGGCATTTCTAACGGCACAGACCTTACAGTAAGTTTTTCTTACAACATTTTTGAACAATTCAGTCAGTTTCCACCACCTAGCTTAGTTGCTCCAGCAACTAATTGGGGTTCTATAGTTTTAGAATATACTACAGATGGCACAAACTGGAATACTATTACAACAATAGACGATTCTAATTATACTTTCGTTAGCCCAACAGATTGCTCTAGTACTGCTAATATTAATGTAGGCACTATAGCGAATGGAAGTGATTTTCAGGCTCGCTTTGTAGTAACGGTAGCAAATATTACAAACTTTGCATTATGGGTTAATATAGATAATGTATCATTTACTCAAGTTGCTACAACAACACCTAACTGTGACGCTACTTTAATTTCACCAGTAAATGGATCTAATACCGCAGACAGCGATGTTACATTGATGTGGCAAGCTGCAACAGGATTACCAACAGGGTATACAATAAATGTTGGAACCACAACAGGTGGCACAGATATAGTAAATGGAGCTACAACAACAGAAACAAGTTATCCGTTAACAGGATTAAACTATGAAACAGAATATTTTGTAAACATTATCCCTACAAATGGTGTAGGAAGCGCGAACGGATGTACAGAAGAGAGTTTTACTACAAGAACAGCCCCAATACCAGGAGCAACATGCAGCAGCCCAATAGTAATTTCTTCATTTCCTTTTATCGAAGCAGGTGGAGATACCGATAATTATGAAGACAATATTGACACTAGTCCTTGTAGCAATAGCTACATGAGTGGTAAAGATGTATTTTATGAAATAACACCAACTACTGATGTTTCTATAAATATTGAGTTAGCTAATATATCTAATAATGGTGCTAGTATCCATGTTGTAAATGGCTGCCCAGATGCTGCTACAGAATGTGTAGATTATGTTGGTTCTTATTCTGGAACGACTAGAAGTTTATCAGAAGTAGTTTTATTAGCAGGTAACACCTACTTTGTTGTTTTAAGTAACTCAGGTAGTACAAGAACCTACACTTACGATTTAATCATTACTGCCAATAGCTGTATAAACCCTACCTTAGGCACATTAACTCCAGTAGCAGATTGTAGTAATGGACAATTCTCTGTTGACGTAAATATTGATTATTTAGGAAGCGCAACATCATTAACTCTTTCTGATGATAACGGAACTACTTCAGATATTACTAATATTACATCTACAGGAACAGTAACAATGGGTCCTTACCCAAGCGGAGCAACAGTTAACTTTACACTAACAAATGAGCAAGACGGAACATGTTCTGATACAGGATCAACTTATTTTTATTGCCCTCCAACGAATGATGAATGTAGCGCACCAATAAACCTAACTGTTAATACAGATGATAGTTGTACTATCTTTACAAGTGCAACAAATGCTGGTGCTACAGAATCTGTTGCAGACCCAGACACTTGTGCTTCTGCAAGTAATAACCACAATGATGTATGGTTCACCTTTACAGCTTCTAGCGAGGTTATTATTTTAGAATATTTGAATATAACTGATGCCATAAACTCAGGTGGATCAATTCAAGCAACAGAATTGTTAGAAGGAAGTTGTGGCGCATTAACCAGCATAGCTTGTTACACAAGTAACTATGTTACATTTAGTGGATTAACAATAGGAAACACTTATTACATACGTAATAACACAAGACTAAATGGTGAGTTTGCTCAAAACTATGACATCTGTTTAAGAGAAGCGCCTGCACCACCAGCTAATGATGAGTGTACAAATGCTGCTGTTTTAACAGCTTCAACTGATGATATGTGTAATAATGCTGTATCTGGCACAACAGTTGGTGCAACTATTTCTTCAGACAATAGTTGTAATACAGATGGGTATGGTGATGTTTGGTATGTATTTAACCCAACCGTAAGTGGTATTTATGAATTTTCATTAGAGCGACTAAGCACAACACCATCTACATATTACTCAGTATATGAAGGTTCTTGTGGTGCTTTAACAGAGGTAACAACATCTTGTAATTCAAACTCTAATCAAATTCTTACATTAGATAGTACTTCTACTTACTATGTAATGGTTCAAACAAGTCAGGTAGGTGAAGGTATAGATTTTAACCTATGTGTATGGCAATTACCAGATGCTGTAGTAAATAGTGATTGTACAGGTGCTATAGAACTAACAGAATCTTCAGATATAAACGATACAGAAGGCAATAGTATTTCTTCTAATTTAGAAAACGCATACTATTCTCCTCAAGGCTGTTCATCGTCTTCTTATGAGTCGGTATGGTATACTTTAACACCAGAATACACAGGCACTTACCATTTTGAATTTACAAGAGTTACTGGTTCTGCTTACTATACTATTTATGATACTGGCAACTGCGCAAGTGTACAAGAGAATTATGTAAATGGAATAAGTAGTTGCTATAACTCTGCGTATAAGCCAATAGATGTTGTAGCAGGAAACACATACTTAATCCTAGTACATGCTTCTTCTGCTGCAGAATTTGAATTCTTTGTTTACCCAGATGCTACCTTAGGAATGGAAAACTCTAATTTTGAGTCTTTTAGACTTTATCCTAATCCTGTGAACGATGTTTTGAACTTAGAATCTCAGGAAGTAATAAATAGTGTGGCTGTATACAATATTATGGGACAACAAGTACAGTATGCAACACCAGAAGTCTCTGATGCAGAAATAAATATAAGTGATTTAAAAAGTGGAGTATATTTTATTAAAGTTAGTATAAACAATAAAGAAAAAACCTTTAAAATCCTTAAGAATTGATTAATTAGCCTATCAATTTATTATAAAAAGACGATACATTTGGTATCGTCTTTTTTTTGTTTAAGATAATTCTTTTTCAAAGTTTCCTATATTTACTATCTTATAGTACCTAGCTTATAGGTAAATTAAGCATAAAGTAGGAAATGAAACAGAAATACAATTGGATTATTAAGCTACCTGTCTTTTGGATTGTGTTTCTATCCTTATCATTTCATGTCAATAGTTTTGCCCAAAATAGTGAGCTAATCTTTAAAGCTAAAGAACTTGTAGATTCAAATCCTGATGAAGCCTTAAAAATTACTGAACATATCTTAAACACAAGTCAAAACCTTCAAGAAAAGGTTGAGGCTAACATCATTAGAGCTAAATGTTATATTGTTAAAGGTGAATATAATGATGTCGTTCCCTATGTTTTCGATTCAGTAAACTATTCAGAAAATATAAGTGAGAAAGCTAAAGCAGAACTAAACATAATAAGAGCCAAGCTTTTTAGAACTGTATATTTAGACAAACAAGCTGAGTTATATTTAAATAATGCCATAGAGACTGTTAGATCATCCCAACTTAATCAAAAATTAAAAGATTCCTTAAATGCGCTTATCTCATTAGAGAGCATTTACATGACATTAGATCGAGGAAACAACAATAAGGTTATAGAGTTGGCAAATACATTCGAAAAGGATTATAAAGATTTTATAAATAAAAATGTAAATAGCAAGATTTCTTTCTTACTAGCCAAAGAGAAGGCTTTTAACAGACTAATGTATAGAGATTCTGCAAGAATTTATGTTAATAAAATATTTACTTTATTAGACTTAAATAATTACAGTAACATACTTAATAAATCAATCATTTATAGCGAACTAGGACAACTTTATCTTCAAAACAAAGACTTTAGCAAAAGTGAGGAAACACTTTTTATTGCCTCAAAATTTGCAGAGATCATAGATAACCCAAGTTTAATGAGAGATATAAATAAAGGACTAGCCATCAATTATTTAGCATCTAACAAAAAAATTCAACACAAAACATATAATGATAAGTTTTTAGCTTTATCATCTCAGGTAGATCTTATGGAGCAGGAGACGGTAAATAGTCTTTATAACACCTTATCAGGTAAGTTGGAAGAAAATGTATCGCAACAAGAAAAAAAATACAGCAACTATCTTTATTTAGCTATAGCAGGACTTACCATAGTTTTTATTATTTCTCTTTTTATAACCCTAAAATACATTGAAAGAAAAAAGAGATTAAAGGAGATTATTAAATATTTAGAAATTAGCAAAAACAATTCTATAGCTGATAGTAAACCTAAAAAAATAAGTACAAAGAAAGGTA from Winogradskyella sp. MH6 includes these protein-coding regions:
- a CDS encoding type III pantothenate kinase, giving the protein MNLIVDVGNTFVKFAVFQNDKLIHKVSFELSEFEKQFKKLKKEFPKLKTSIISSVGRLSKKQIETVEDDLKVLELNHDVKLPFKNLYETPKTLGVDRIALVCASVNQFPDSNVLIIDAGTCITYDFVNDKNEYLGGAISPGVRLRYHALHNLTANLPLLEKNQPKNIIGSSTETSIHSGVIIGVVKEIDGVIDQYKAEHQDLTVILTGGDANFLSNQLKNSIFANSNFLLEGLNYILDFNSK
- a CDS encoding T9SS type A sorting domain-containing protein translates to MKKITLLFMMLLSITAFSQIEVIENFDDVANNQVPTGWTETNFGASSNYTCDGSAKAMASPFTSAGQETLTTPYYTGISNGTDLTVSFSYNIFEQFSQFPPPSLVAPATNWGSIVLEYTTDGTNWNTITTIDDSNYTFVSPTDCSSTANINVGTIANGSDFQARFVVTVANITNFALWVNIDNVSFTQVATTTPNCDATLISPVNGSNTADSDVTLMWQAATGLPTGYTINVGTTTGGTDIVNGATTTETSYPLTGLNYETEYFVNIIPTNGVGSANGCTEESFTTRTAPIPGATCSSPIVISSFPFIEAGGDTDNYEDNIDTSPCSNSYMSGKDVFYEITPTTDVSINIELANISNNGASIHVVNGCPDAATECVDYVGSYSGTTRSLSEVVLLAGNTYFVVLSNSGSTRTYTYDLIITANSCINPTLGTLTPVADCSNGQFSVDVNIDYLGSATSLTLSDDNGTTSDITNITSTGTVTMGPYPSGATVNFTLTNEQDGTCSDTGSTYFYCPPTNDECSAPINLTVNTDDSCTIFTSATNAGATESVADPDTCASASNNHNDVWFTFTASSEVIILEYLNITDAINSGGSIQATELLEGSCGALTSIACYTSNYVTFSGLTIGNTYYIRNNTRLNGEFAQNYDICLREAPAPPANDECTNAAVLTASTDDMCNNAVSGTTVGATISSDNSCNTDGYGDVWYVFNPTVSGIYEFSLERLSTTPSTYYSVYEGSCGALTEVTTSCNSNSNQILTLDSTSTYYVMVQTSQVGEGIDFNLCVWQLPDAVVNSDCTGAIELTESSDINDTEGNSISSNLENAYYSPQGCSSSSYESVWYTLTPEYTGTYHFEFTRVTGSAYYTIYDTGNCASVQENYVNGISSCYNSAYKPIDVVAGNTYLILVHASSAAEFEFFVYPDATLGMENSNFESFRLYPNPVNDVLNLESQEVINSVAVYNIMGQQVQYATPEVSDAEINISDLKSGVYFIKVSINNKEKTFKILKN
- a CDS encoding helix-turn-helix domain-containing protein, which gives rise to MKQKYNWIIKLPVFWIVFLSLSFHVNSFAQNSELIFKAKELVDSNPDEALKITEHILNTSQNLQEKVEANIIRAKCYIVKGEYNDVVPYVFDSVNYSENISEKAKAELNIIRAKLFRTVYLDKQAELYLNNAIETVRSSQLNQKLKDSLNALISLESIYMTLDRGNNNKVIELANTFEKDYKDFINKNVNSKISFLLAKEKAFNRLMYRDSARIYVNKIFTLLDLNNYSNILNKSIIYSELGQLYLQNKDFSKSEETLFIASKFAEIIDNPSLMRDINKGLAINYLASNKKIQHKTYNDKFLALSSQVDLMEQETVNSLYNTLSGKLEENVSQQEKKYSNYLYLAIAGLTIVFIISLFITLKYIERKKRLKEIIKYLEISKNNSIADSKPKKISTKKGIHIPEETEKQILEKLKRFESSKMFLHKEMSLARLAGKFETNTKYLSGVINNHYDDNFNTFINKLRINYIIDKLKNEPNYINYKISYLAEECGFSSHSSFATVFKTIVGMSPVTLIKLIKEERKKGKPETTN